One Aegilops tauschii subsp. strangulata cultivar AL8/78 chromosome 7, Aet v6.0, whole genome shotgun sequence genomic window carries:
- the LOC109778764 gene encoding 21 kDa protein: MPRSGALPLLAALVLALAAAAAASASNSKGAPAATDFIRKSCRETQYPSVCMQSLSSYGKPPPRSPQELARAALSVSADRARSASAYVGRICGPGLRSGSGAKAKSSPARDCLENMADSVGHLRDAAKELDGSLGRAGSPAFRWHLSNVQTWCSAALTDENTCLDGLSRGVDAGTRAAIRSKVVEVAQVTSNALALVNKVGSGH, from the coding sequence ATGCCTCGCTCCGGCGCTCTCCCCCTCCTCGCCGCGCTGGTCCTCGCCttggcggccgcggcggcggcgtcggcctcGAACTCGAAGGGCGCTCCGGCGGCCACCGACTTCATCCGCAAGTCGTGCCGCGAGACGCAGTACCCGTCGGTGTGCATGCAGAGCCTGTCGTCGTACGGCAAACCGCCGCCGCGCAGCCCGCAGGAGCTGGCGCGCGCGGCGCTGTCGGTGAGCGCGGACCGCGCGCGGTCGGCGTCGGCGTACGTGGGGCGGATCTGCGGGCCGGGCCTCCGCAGCGGCAGCGGCGCCAAGGCGAAGAGCAGCCCCGCGCGCGACTGCCTGGAGAACATGGCGGACAGCGTGGGCCACCTGCGCGACGCGGCCAAGGAGCTGGACGGGAGCCTGGGCCGGGCCGGGTCGCCGGCGTTCAGGTGGCACCTGAGCAACGTGCAGACCTGGTGCAGCGCGGCGCTCACCGACGAGAACACCTGCCTCGACGGGCTCTCCCGCGGCGTGGACGCCGGCACGCGCGCCGCCATCCGGAGCAAGGTCGTGGAGGTCGCCCAGGTCACCAGCAACGCCCTGGCGCTCGTCAACAAGGTCGGGTCCGGGCACTAG